One genomic region from Henningerozyma blattae CBS 6284 chromosome 2, complete genome encodes:
- the GTR2 gene encoding Gtr2p (similar to Saccharomyces cerevisiae GTR2 (YGR163W); ancestral locus Anc_4.54), with the protein MEGHVSHIVNNVKTNALESDSKAMILLMGLRRGGKSSICKVVFHNMQPLDTLYLESTSNPTVEHYSTLIDLAVMELPGQLNYFEPSYDSEHLFKSVGALVYVIDAQDEYMSAIANLAVIMEYAYKVNPSINIEVLIHKVDGLSEEFKIDAQRDIMQRTGEELLELGMDGVQVSFYLTSIFDHSIYEAFSRIVQKLIPELSFLENMLDNLTEHSKIEKAFLFDINSKIYVSTDSNPVDIQTYELCAEFVDLTIDLYDLYKIPKNLNATSDMSITDSKLKEQRSAVESSELKNISQLENGVIIYFREMIRGLALVALIRSNGTDMESCITVADYNVDIYKQGLKEIWAKSKVPPIASHISVKQNIE; encoded by the exons ATGGAGGGTCATGTTTCACATATTGTTAACAATGTCAAAACCAACGCATTAGAATCAGACTCAAAAGCTATGATTCTATTAATGGGTCTTAGAAG AGGTGGTAAATCTTCAATTTGCAAAGTAGTATTTCATAATATGCAACCCTTAGATACATTATACTTGGAATCAACATCTAACCCAACGGTTGAGCACTACTCTACTTTAATTGATCTAGCAGTGATGGAATTGCCAGGCCAgctaaattattttgagcCAAGTTATGACTCTGAACATTTGTTTAAAAGTGTGGGTGCACTGGTATATGTTATTGATGCTCAAGACGAATATATGAGTGCTATTGCAAATTTGGCAGTAATTATGGAATACGCATATAAAGTGAACCcatcaataaatattgaagtTTTGATACATAAAGTTGATGGGTTAAGTgaagaattcaaaataGATGCACAACGTGATATCATGCAGAGAACCGGAGAAGAGTTATTAGAGCTAGGGATGGATGGTGTTCAAGTTTCGTTTTACTTAACATCCATTTTTGACCATTCAATATATGAAGCATTTTCAAGAATTGtccaaaaattaataccTGAACTATcttttttggaaaatatgtTGGACAATTTAACTGAACACTCTAAAATTGAGAAGGCATTCTTGTTCGatattaattctaaaatttaTGTTTCAACAGATTCAAATCCTGTCGATATTCAAACATACGAATTATGCGCTGAGTTTGTTGATTTAACCATTGATTTGTACGATTTGTATAAGATACCCAAGAATTTAAATGCAACATCAGACATGTCCATTACAGATAGTAAACTAAAAGAACAGCGATCAGCAGTGGAATCTTCAGAgcttaaaaatatttctcaaCTAGAAAACGGTGtgataatatatttcaGAGAAATGATTAGGGGACTGGCTCTAGTTGCGTTAATAAGATCCAACGGTACAGATATGGAAAGTTGTATAACGGTGGCAGACTACAAtgtagatatatataagcaAGGCCTTAAGGAAATTTGGGCCAAATCTAAAGTACCCCCAATAGCTTCTCATATCTCAGTGAAACAGAATATAGaatag
- the TYW3 gene encoding tRNA methyltransferase TYW3 (similar to Saccharomyces cerevisiae TYW3 (YGL050W); ancestral locus Anc_4.55) yields MGQNAFDQKKNAILEEINSTDLDLSPKGTIDELCLPIMKLINSHRDMVTTSSCSGRLSVFVEGNKVHNKTVKVGGKGDGGKWLFVTHNQDEVLGWLNNLENKNTYFQPILTPNSTPGSDGSTRLILYKYEPFILHVKCRDLESASALYNVAMSCGFRESGIGSNFIVAIRINIKLDVPIGYVDETTDAYNLLVPLTYIELLDQLTFVKFEDNAKKIQYLYNKIENEIINHPIQNVATTQKKEVETKEDRRIRKRKEGLERQRRALEEKLLKQDTANIV; encoded by the coding sequence atGGGTCAGAATGCCTTTGATCAGAAGAAAAATGCAAttttagaagaaattaattcaacTGATTTGGATTTATCACCAAAAGGAACTATAGATGAATTATGTCTACCTATTATGAAGCTAATTAATTCTCATAGAGATATGGTTACTACATCCTCATGCTCAGGGCGTTTAAGTGTATTTGTAGAAGGTAATAAAGTTCATAATAAAACAGTTAAAGTTGGTGGGAAAGGTGATGGTGGTAAATGGCTATTTGTCACACATAATCAAGATGAAGTGCTAGGATGGCTAAATAATCTGGAGAACAAAAATACTTATTTCCAGCCAATTTTAACTCCAAATTCAACTCCTGGGAGTGATGGTTCAACCAggttaatattatataaatacgAACCTTTCATTTTGCATGTGAAATGTAGGGATTTGGAAAGTGCATCTGCTTTATATAATGTTGCAATGAGTTGTGGGTTCCGCGAAAGTGGAATTGGATCTAATTTTATCGTTgcaattagaattaatatcaaattaGATGTTCCTATTGGTTATGTTGACGAAACCACAGATGCCTACAATTTACTTGTTCCGTTGACctatattgaattattagatcAATTGACCTTTGTAAAGTTTGAGGATAATGCTAAGAAAATCCAATATTTATacaataaaattgaaaatgagaTTATTAATCATCCAATACAGAATGTTGCTACAACTCAAAAGAAAGAGGTAGAGACTAAAGAGGatagaagaattagaaagaGAAAAGAAGGCTTGGAAAGACAACGAAGGGCTTTAGAGGAGAAACTTTTAAAGCAAGACACGGCTAATATAGTTTAA